The window ACGTGCTCCTGCCGGAAGGGGCTGTCCGCCCCGACCGCGGGGACGTCGGAGATGTCGTTCGTGTGCTGGCTGCTCATCCCGCCAAGGATGCCAGCCTCCACCTTCAGGAGGATGCCCCGGGTGGCCGGGCCGGGTGAGGATCGCAGCCATGAAGAGTGATCTTTTCGCGTCCGAGAACATGGCCCAGGCGGCCGTCACCCCCGGCATGAGCCTGCAGAACGCCAAGTCCGTGAAGTACAACGTCAGCGGTGAAATGCTGGCCCGTCAGGGCTCGATGGTCGCCTTCCGCGGCAACCTCCAGTTCGAGCGCAAGGGACAGGGCATAGGCGGCATGCTCAAGCGCGCCGTGACGGGCGAGGGCCTCGCGCTCATGTCCGTACGCGGCCAGGGCGAGGCCTGGTTCGCCCACCAGGGAGCCAACTGCTTCATCATCGACTTCGAGCCGGGCGACGCCCTGACCATCAACGGCCGAAACGTCCTGTGCTTCGACACGACCCTGTCCTACGAGATCAGGATGGTGAAGGGCGCCGGCATGACCGGCGGCGGCCTCTTCAACAGCCTTTTCACCGGCACCGGCAAGCTCGCCGTCGTCTGCGACGGCCACCCGATCATCATCCCGGTCACCGCCCAGGCCCCGGTCTACGTGGACACGGACGCGGTGGTCGGATGGAGCGCCGGGCTGGAGACCGGCCTGCACCGCTCCCAGTCGGTCGGCTCGATGATCCGCGGCGGCTCCGGCGAGGCCGTCCAGCTCAAGCTGAGCGGCGAGGGCTTCGTCATCGTCCGCCCGAGCGAGGTCACCGAGTCGACGGCCGCCTACCGAACCTGACCGGTGTGGGCCGCCACTACGGACGGCGCGGGCCCTGGGTGCTGCGCGGGGTCTCGCTGGAGCTGCCGCGCGGAGCCCTCGTACGGATCGAGGGCGGCAACGGCGGCGGACGGACTGGAGCGGTTCGGCGCCGCCGCGTACGCCCGCACCCCGCTGGCCGAACTGTCCAAGGGGACCAGCCAGAAGGTGGCCGTCGCGCAGGCGCTGCTCGCCGAGCCGGGGCTGCTCGTCCTCGACGAGGCGTGGACCGGCCTCGACGCGTCCGCCCGGGCGGAGCTGGACCGCGCCGTCGCCGAACGCACCGCCGCCGGAGGCACCGTGGTGTTCGTGGACCACGACCCGCGGCGGCTCGCGGGCGCGGCCGACGCCCGCCACCCTCGCGGTGGCGGCCTGCGCACTGACCGGCCTCGCCGTGGGTGCCCTGTGCAGCAGGCCGCTTCTGCGGCGCCGCGGTCACGGGGTCCTGGCCGGGACCCTCGGCTCCCTGCTGGCCTGGGTCCTTCCGTTCTCCCCGGCCCGGGGCGCGGTGTCCGCCCTGGTGACGGCGTCGGGCCCGGGCCCGGTGCCGCTGCCGGTCGCGGCACTGGCGGGTGCGCTGCTGCTGGCCGCCGTGGTGGGCACGACGGCCTGCCTGGTGGCCGCGCGGCGGAGCTGAAGAACGCCCGGGCCGATGGCTGCGGGGGAGGAGGCGTCCGGGGCGAGGAGACGGGGCTGGCCCGTGCCGTCGGCCGGGACCGACCAGATGTCGCTCGCGCGGCCGCCCCGGCCCGGCAGGGCGTAGGCGAGGGTCGAGTCGTCCAGCCAGACGGCCTGGTCGTCGACGCTGTGCGCTTCGGCGGACGGGTGCTCGCGCATCGTCGCCAGGTCCAGGACATACAGCCGCCAGGGTGCCCGGGGGTCGTCGGAGACCTTCTTCTTGAAGGCGACGCGGGTGCCGTCCGGTGACAGCGAGGGGCATTCGGCGTTCTCGCGCAGGGCCTTGGCCGACCATGCGCGCAGGTCGCCCTCGACGAGGTGGGTGATGCCCCGGGTGGAGACGGTGGCGTAGAAGCGGTTGTCGTCGGCGGCGAAGGTCACGCCCCAGTAGTTGACGTCGGAGTCGTGGTGGCGGGTCCCGCCCAGGGTCAGCGGGATCTGCTCGATCGACTTGATCAGGTAGCCGGTGCGCAGGTCCAGGACGGCCGTCCGGGTGGAGAACGCGGCCGTGTTGTAGGAGTCGCCGGTCGTGAAGGTGGTCCAGGAGAGCACCTGCCCCGAGGCCGAGACACGGGCCCGGTTCGGGATGCCGGGCACGGTCACCCTGCGCACCTCCCGTAGCCGCCCGTCGAGGACGAGGGCCTCGGTGCGCGCCGGGACCCCGGGCAGTTTGCGCAGGCACAGGGCGTGGCCCCCGGCGGTGTGGAAGCGGTCGCAGGAGGGGCCGCCGGTCACCCGCGGCAGGCCGGGGCCGCCCTGGCGCGCGACCCGCCCGCCGGCCGTGTCCCGGAAGTAGAGCCCGGGCTCCTCGACGGTGAAGGAGGCGTCCGCCTGCTGTCCGGGTGGCCGTTCCCGGTGCCGTGCGTCCAGTACGTAGCTCAAGGAGCCGCCCGCGAGCACCAGGACGGCGGTGACGACGAGGGCGAGGCGGAGCCGGCGGGACGGGGGGTTCACGGGGCCTCCGGGACTGCGGTCGGGGGAGCGGCGGGCATGATGCGCCAGGCGGCCGCGAGCGCCCCGGCCAGCGCGAGGGCAGCGGTCCACAGGGCGGGCCGCGGTCCCCAGAGGGTCCACGCCGCCCCGAAACCGGCGGCGCCCAGCAGTCGGGCCAGCGCCTGGCCGGTCTGCAGCACCGCGAGTCCGCCCGCCCGCCCGGCCGCCGGCAGTGCGGGCGCGGCGAGCGCCATCAGAACCCCGTCGGTGGCGGCGTAGAAGAGCCCCAGCAGGACGAGCACCCCGGCGACGGTCGGCGGGGAGAGGGGGGCGAGCAGCAGGGCGTACGCGCCGAGCAGGGCGCCGTGCCCGAGCAGGAACGCCGTCCGGCGCCCGGTCCGGTCGGCGATCCGGCCCGCGGGGACGGCGAGCAGCAGGTAGACGGCGGCGGCCCCGAGCGGCAGCAGTGTGAAGAGGGCGGGCGGCAGGTCGAGGCCGCGCAGGAGCAGGAGGTAGAGGAAGGCGTCGCCGATGGTGGTGGCGCCGAGCAGGGCCGAGGCACACAGCACGCGCCGGAAGGCGGGATCGCGCAGGGCCCGGACGCGCGGTGGGCCGGCCCCGGGCGGGGGAGGGGCGGCCGGCCCGGGCGCGGCCGGGACGTACACCACGAGCAGGAGCACGCCGAGCAGGCCGGTGCAGAAACTGACGGCGAACACCGCGTCGTAGGCGTCGGCGGTCGCCCACAGCACGGCGAACGCGGCGAGCGGTCCGAGGAGGGCGCCCGTGGTGTCCATGGCGCGGTGCACGCCGAAGGACCGGCCGAGCGTTTCCGGGGGCCCGCTGAGCGAGATCAGGGCGTCGCGCGGGGCGGTACGGATGCCCTTGCCCAGCCGGTCGGCGGCGAGCGCGGCAGCGATCCCGCCAGTGGCGCCCCCCGCGAGCAGCAGTCCGAGCCGGGAGAGCGCGGAGAGCAGGTAGCCGGCGCCGGCGACCCTCTTGTGGTGGCCCCGGCGGTCGGCGAGCCGGCCGCCGAGCAGCCGTACGAGGGCGGTGGCCCCGTTGAACATCCCGTCGAGGAAGCCGAACTGGAGGGGGGTCAGGCCCAGGCCCAGGACGAGGTAGAGCGGCAGCACCGCGGTGACCATCTCGGAGGAGATGTCGGTGACGAGGCTGACCGTGCCGAGCGCGAGGACGGCGGCGGGGACGCGCCGCCGGGCCCCTGGGGTGCGGGGCGGCGCGTCCGGGCGGCCGTTGGCGGCCAGGTACATCAGTGGCAGCTGTACTTCGGGCCGGTGTCCTTGACCTGGCCGTCGGTGGCGACGTAGGTCCAGCCGTAGCCGGTGTCGGTGAAGTCCAGCTTCACCACGCCGTACGGTCCGCTGACCCGCTTCTGGCTGTTGGGCTGGACCTCCTCGATCGGGTAGGGCTCGGCGCCGCCCATGCCGCCGACGATCTCCACGATCCCGTCGGCGGTCGCCCGGCCGTCGGGGTCCTGCGGGGCGAACCGCTCGTAGTGGTGGTCGTGCCCGTTCAGGACCAGGTCGGCCCTGGCGGCGTAGAGGATCTTCCAGACCGGCTTGGAGACGGGGTCGTTGCCGTGCCCGCCGGAGGAGTACAGCGGGTGGTGCCAGTAGGCGGCGATGCACGGCTTGGTGTTGGCGGCGAGGTCGGCCTTCAGCCAGTTGAGCTGGGCGGCCTGGTCGAAGGAGTTGGAGTCGAGGGCGACGAAGTGCCAGTTGCCCTCGTCGAAGCTGTAGTAGCTCCTGCCCTGCGGGTAGGCGATGCTCCCGAAGTACGACTTGTACCCGGCGAGCGGGCCGGCCGGGTCGTACGTCTCGTGGTTGCCCGGGACCGGCCGGGTCCGGGCCTTGAAGGCGCCCCAGGTCTTGTCGTAGTAGGCGCGGTAGTCGGACAGCCGGGCGTCGTCGTACTGGTTGTCGCCCATCGTCAGATAGAACTTCGGGTCGATCCGCTGGGCCAGTGCAGCCGTCTTCGGGTGCGCGCAGCCGCTGTCGGACGCCGTGCACTGCGCGGCGATGTCACCGGCGGCGACGACGGTGAAGGAGCCGCCCGGCGGCGGCCCGTCCCCGACGGTGCCGTACACCTCGGCCTCGAAGAGCGAGTAGCCGTACGAGGTGCCGCGCGCGGTGCCCTGGACACGCAGGTAACGGCCCTTGCCGGACAGGCCGGTCCAGTCGTCGACGCCACCGTTGCCGGAGCTCTCGGCGGCGAGCGGGGTCCAGGCGGCGCCGTCGGCGGAGATCTCGACGCGGTACGCCTTGGCGTAGGCGGCCTCCCAGGTGAGCCGTACCCGCGAGACGGTGGCGCCGGCGCCGAGGTCGACCCGGATCCACTGCGGGTCCTTGCCCTCGGCGCTGGCCCAGCGGGTGGCCGGATCGCCGTCGAA is drawn from Streptomyces sp. NBC_01232 and contains these coding sequences:
- a CDS encoding TolB family protein, translated to MNPPSRRLRLALVVTAVLVLAGGSLSYVLDARHRERPPGQQADASFTVEEPGLYFRDTAGGRVARQGGPGLPRVTGGPSCDRFHTAGGHALCLRKLPGVPARTEALVLDGRLREVRRVTVPGIPNRARVSASGQVLSWTTFTTGDSYNTAAFSTRTAVLDLRTGYLIKSIEQIPLTLGGTRHHDSDVNYWGVTFAADDNRFYATVSTRGITHLVEGDLRAWSAKALRENAECPSLSPDGTRVAFKKKVSDDPRAPWRLYVLDLATMREHPSAEAHSVDDQAVWLDDSTLAYALPGRGGRASDIWSVPADGTGQPRLLAPDASSPAAIGPGVLQLRRAATRQAVVPTTAASSSAPASAATGSGTGPGPDAVTRADTAPRAGENGRTQASREPRVPARTP
- a CDS encoding discoidin domain-containing protein yields the protein MRLNASAHPRLLRGRLRPLLLTALTGLAALALLGGLLLAWPGRAGAAADPLISRGKPATASSTESSSLGAKNAFDGDPATRWASAEGKDPQWIRVDLGAGATVSRVRLTWEAAYAKAYRVEISADGAAWTPLAAESSGNGGVDDWTGLSGKGRYLRVQGTARGTSYGYSLFEAEVYGTVGDGPPPGGSFTVVAAGDIAAQCTASDSGCAHPKTAALAQRIDPKFYLTMGDNQYDDARLSDYRAYYDKTWGAFKARTRPVPGNHETYDPAGPLAGYKSYFGSIAYPQGRSYYSFDEGNWHFVALDSNSFDQAAQLNWLKADLAANTKPCIAAYWHHPLYSSGGHGNDPVSKPVWKILYAARADLVLNGHDHHYERFAPQDPDGRATADGIVEIVGGMGGAEPYPIEEVQPNSQKRVSGPYGVVKLDFTDTGYGWTYVATDGQVKDTGPKYSCH
- a CDS encoding AIM24 family protein gives rise to the protein MKSDLFASENMAQAAVTPGMSLQNAKSVKYNVSGEMLARQGSMVAFRGNLQFERKGQGIGGMLKRAVTGEGLALMSVRGQGEAWFAHQGANCFIIDFEPGDALTINGRNVLCFDTTLSYEIRMVKGAGMTGGGLFNSLFTGTGKLAVVCDGHPIIIPVTAQAPVYVDTDAVVGWSAGLETGLHRSQSVGSMIRGGSGEAVQLKLSGEGFVIVRPSEVTESTAAYRT
- a CDS encoding MFS transporter, producing MYLAANGRPDAPPRTPGARRRVPAAVLALGTVSLVTDISSEMVTAVLPLYLVLGLGLTPLQFGFLDGMFNGATALVRLLGGRLADRRGHHKRVAGAGYLLSALSRLGLLLAGGATGGIAAALAADRLGKGIRTAPRDALISLSGPPETLGRSFGVHRAMDTTGALLGPLAAFAVLWATADAYDAVFAVSFCTGLLGVLLLVVYVPAAPGPAAPPPPGAGPPRVRALRDPAFRRVLCASALLGATTIGDAFLYLLLLRGLDLPPALFTLLPLGAAAVYLLLAVPAGRIADRTGRRTAFLLGHGALLGAYALLLAPLSPPTVAGVLVLLGLFYAATDGVLMALAAPALPAAGRAGGLAVLQTGQALARLLGAAGFGAAWTLWGPRPALWTAALALAGALAAAWRIMPAAPPTAVPEAP